One Schlesneria paludicola DSM 18645 DNA segment encodes these proteins:
- a CDS encoding MotA/TolQ/ExbB proton channel family protein encodes MLSRRNDGANSTDRIGFIVDGNEMSREGAGQKMNVLGIVWKLLVILAVAETAFAEDHAAPAARAAAPTIDVRQMFIDGGAIGYIIVALSLVMLALIFEHIMTIRRQTLMPNGLQEDIHKLIAQGQIKLAEERCIASSSFLGYLLAAGLKEIELGYAAVEKAMEDAAAQQAARLMRKIEYLSMISTVAPMLGLMGTVWGMILAFMEFERKANPQVSELAPGIYKALVTTLFGLIVAIPAIAAFGFFRNRIDELVAQTALTAEQVFADFKRNLALHRREERRQAHHAAESSNAPVAPVVRRETRG; translated from the coding sequence ATGCTCAGCAGACGGAATGACGGCGCGAATTCAACCGACCGGATTGGGTTCATTGTCGATGGAAACGAGATGTCGCGAGAAGGAGCTGGCCAGAAGATGAACGTGTTGGGGATCGTCTGGAAACTGCTGGTCATACTCGCCGTCGCCGAGACCGCGTTTGCGGAAGATCACGCCGCCCCGGCCGCTCGCGCGGCTGCACCCACGATCGATGTCCGTCAGATGTTTATTGACGGCGGTGCGATCGGATACATCATTGTGGCTCTCAGCCTGGTCATGCTTGCGTTGATTTTCGAACACATCATGACAATTCGGCGTCAAACCCTGATGCCCAACGGTTTGCAAGAAGACATCCACAAATTGATCGCCCAGGGACAGATCAAACTGGCTGAAGAACGTTGCATCGCGAGTTCCAGTTTTCTCGGATACCTGCTCGCAGCAGGACTCAAGGAAATTGAACTGGGATATGCCGCGGTCGAAAAAGCGATGGAAGATGCGGCAGCGCAGCAGGCGGCTCGCCTGATGCGCAAGATCGAATACCTGTCGATGATCAGCACGGTTGCCCCCATGCTCGGCTTGATGGGCACCGTCTGGGGGATGATCCTGGCGTTCATGGAATTCGAGCGGAAGGCGAATCCACAGGTCAGTGAGCTTGCTCCGGGGATCTATAAGGCGCTCGTTACGACATTGTTCGGCCTGATCGTCGCCATTCCTGCCATTGCCGCATTCGGATTCTTTCGCAACCGAATCGACGAATTGGTCGCACAAACGGCGCTGACTGCCGAGCAGGTGTTTGCGGACTTCAAGCGGAATCTGGCACTGCATCGCCGGGAAGAACGGCGACAGGCACATCATGCCGCCGAATCATCGAATGCTCCTGTGGCCCCCGTCGTGCGACGGGAGACTCGCGGATGA
- the sthA gene encoding Si-specific NAD(P)(+) transhydrogenase, with protein MAEVIQEYDVVVLGTGPGGEGAAMQAVKNGRSVAVVEREHAVGGNCTHRGTIPSKALRFAIFQMTEVNNNVLFREHGITANFMLPELRRRARSVIEAQIKMRTAFYDRNDIPIIRGQARFLDPHTIEATEEDGSRTTLRAKYVVIATGSRPYRPPEIDFNHPRVFDSDTILDVDFHVKSITIFGAGVIGCEYASMFRNLEIKVNLINTRDRLLDFLDEEIVDALSYHLRERGVIVRHRESFDRVETCDDGVILHLKSGKQLKTDVLLWAQGRTGNSDHLGLDVTGIVPDSRGNIPVNSNLQTIVPHIYGAGDVIGPPALASAAYNQGRYAASHLLCDGGNAEQCGPAPSLDIPAGIYTSPEISSLGKTERELTEAHVPYEVGHAHFKSIARAQITGQTTGMLKILFHRETLEVLGIHCFGANASEIIHIGQAIMAQPKPNNTLMYFINTTFNYPTMAEAYRVAALNGFNRLF; from the coding sequence ATGGCCGAAGTCATTCAGGAATACGACGTCGTGGTGCTGGGGACGGGTCCCGGCGGAGAAGGGGCCGCCATGCAGGCGGTCAAGAACGGGCGGAGTGTGGCGGTTGTCGAACGCGAGCACGCCGTCGGCGGTAACTGCACGCATCGCGGCACGATTCCCAGCAAAGCGCTGCGATTCGCCATCTTCCAGATGACCGAAGTGAACAACAATGTGCTGTTTCGCGAACATGGGATCACCGCGAACTTCATGCTGCCCGAACTTCGTCGCCGAGCCCGCTCGGTGATCGAAGCGCAAATCAAAATGCGAACGGCGTTCTATGACCGGAACGACATTCCCATCATCCGCGGACAGGCACGATTTCTTGATCCTCATACCATCGAAGCGACCGAAGAAGATGGATCACGAACGACACTCCGCGCAAAGTACGTTGTGATCGCCACGGGATCACGGCCCTATCGTCCGCCCGAGATCGACTTCAATCACCCGCGAGTCTTCGACAGCGATACCATTCTTGATGTCGATTTTCACGTTAAGTCGATCACGATTTTCGGCGCGGGCGTCATCGGGTGCGAATATGCCTCGATGTTTCGCAATCTCGAAATTAAGGTCAACCTGATCAACACCCGCGACCGGTTGCTCGATTTTCTCGATGAAGAGATCGTCGACGCGCTCAGTTATCACCTGCGCGAACGCGGTGTCATCGTCCGTCATCGTGAATCGTTTGATCGTGTGGAAACGTGCGACGATGGCGTGATTCTGCATTTGAAATCGGGCAAGCAGCTCAAAACCGATGTGCTGCTATGGGCACAAGGTCGTACAGGGAATTCAGACCACCTTGGTCTGGACGTGACTGGAATCGTGCCGGACAGCCGCGGAAATATCCCCGTCAACAGCAACCTTCAAACCATCGTGCCGCACATTTACGGGGCAGGGGATGTCATCGGTCCGCCCGCACTGGCGAGTGCCGCCTACAATCAGGGGCGGTACGCCGCGAGCCATTTGCTCTGCGATGGCGGAAACGCCGAACAGTGTGGCCCCGCTCCCTCATTGGATATCCCCGCGGGGATCTACACGAGTCCTGAAATCAGTTCGCTCGGAAAAACGGAGCGTGAACTGACCGAAGCGCACGTCCCCTATGAGGTGGGGCATGCCCACTTCAAGAGTATTGCCCGTGCGCAAATCACCGGACAGACCACTGGCATGCTGAAGATCTTGTTCCACCGCGAAACATTGGAAGTGTTGGGAATCCACTGCTTTGGTGCGAACGCCAGTGAAATTATCCACATTGGTCAGGCGATCATGGCGCAGCCAAAACCCAATAACACGTTGATGTACTTCATCAATACGACCTTCAACTATCCCACAATGGCCGAGGCCTACCGTGTGGCCGCGCTGAATGGATTTAATCGATTGTTCTGA
- a CDS encoding ExbD/TolR family protein produces MKIPTRTQDRGFAFNITPLIDVVFLLIIFFLVASHFIRNETVERVELPLASQGKDDEESSTRLIITVMPSGEWKQGSTAISPEEFEQHLQGLVAQHGAAAIELRVRADRDVVYSKVEPILLTAARNGVTKVRFAVLKQAE; encoded by the coding sequence ATGAAAATCCCGACGCGGACACAAGACCGCGGCTTCGCGTTTAACATCACACCACTGATCGACGTGGTGTTCCTGTTAATCATCTTCTTCCTGGTTGCCAGCCATTTTATCCGCAACGAAACGGTTGAGCGTGTTGAACTGCCACTCGCATCACAAGGCAAGGATGACGAAGAGTCGTCAACCCGCCTGATCATCACGGTGATGCCTTCGGGAGAATGGAAACAGGGTTCCACCGCGATTTCTCCCGAGGAGTTCGAACAGCACCTGCAGGGCTTGGTCGCTCAGCATGGTGCAGCAGCAATCGAACTTCGTGTCAGAGCCGACCGAGATGTTGTGTATTCGAAGGTGGAACCGATCCTACTGACCGCAGCACGAAATGGTGTGACGAAAGTGCGGTTCGCCGTGCTTAAGCAAGCGGAATAG
- a CDS encoding LOG family protein has protein sequence MDEKNKPGDRIVCVYCASSSACHPQYHEAAYRLGELLAENGCSIVYGGGAVGSMGAVADGALSKQGKVVGVIPEFMVKLEWEHPGVTELLRVEDMRTRKHLMLSKSHAVVALPGGTGTLEELFEAITLKRLGLYLHPIVLLNTRGFYDPLIELLDRAITERFLGEKHATMWQVVNEPEEVFSAITGAPEWPSDAIAFAAQK, from the coding sequence ATGGACGAAAAAAACAAACCTGGTGACCGAATTGTCTGTGTGTACTGCGCGTCGAGCAGTGCTTGCCATCCACAATACCACGAAGCCGCATATCGCCTGGGAGAATTGCTCGCCGAAAATGGTTGCTCAATCGTGTACGGCGGCGGCGCCGTAGGCTCCATGGGGGCCGTGGCCGACGGCGCGCTCAGTAAACAGGGGAAAGTGGTTGGCGTGATTCCCGAGTTCATGGTCAAGCTGGAATGGGAGCATCCAGGCGTGACCGAATTATTGCGTGTCGAAGATATGCGCACTCGCAAACATCTCATGCTTTCCAAAAGCCACGCTGTGGTCGCCTTGCCAGGCGGAACGGGCACTTTGGAGGAACTGTTTGAAGCAATCACGCTGAAGCGGCTGGGGTTATATTTGCATCCGATTGTGCTGCTGAACACCCGTGGATTTTACGATCCGCTCATTGAGTTGCTCGATCGAGCAATTACGGAACGGTTCCTGGGTGAAAAACACGCAACAATGTGGCAAGTTGTGAATGAGCCTGAAGAGGTTTTCTCGGCCATCACCGGTGCACCGGAGTGGCCCTCTGATGCGATTGCTTTCGCGGCGCAGAAATGA
- a CDS encoding protein kinase domain-containing protein, protein MAKTTRKLPPYGLWSIGQALSPTAADEGADVCYSVGDQDDVVLLIRGNQSVMSEPPSSDVPTSNVESASEARGSVDKAAGGTAEICNTMLGEFRLLRKLGTGGMAEVYLAEQTTLRRQVAVKILRPEFVKDEMYVKRFRHEAAAAGSLNHPNIVQVYMVGEQDGINYIAQEYVQGRTLKEYLKRKGPIEFRIALHILRQVASALQTAGVSGIVHRDIKPENILLNNKGEVKVADFGLAQLTLQGERISLTQTGMTMGTPLYMSPEQVNGQPLDARSDIYSFGIMAWHMLAGRPPFLGETAMSVAIKHLNEKPPKIADFRNDIPPVLSDFIRRLIQKKKEDRPADFEVVLAEIKAMLRQFSAKDDATAVFQSVPSLPGTGRLVDRPLRRQLIWLLACSLLVMMVSAGVGWIMRAPDLKSIVSKGRELDPLNPPEAQLYFAETNPLNETAWILLKEHKDASDEMKARAQTALALIYLNTNRRALAESTFRAMEIDPKFKADGLAGLAILAQIKGEADTAKKRMAQVDTMKATLFPEIEGAYADLQKRLNATK, encoded by the coding sequence GTGGCAAAGACCACTCGGAAGTTGCCGCCGTACGGCCTGTGGTCAATCGGTCAGGCGTTGTCGCCGACAGCCGCAGACGAGGGTGCCGACGTCTGCTACAGTGTCGGTGATCAGGATGACGTCGTCCTTCTCATTCGTGGGAACCAGAGTGTGATGAGTGAGCCCCCGAGTTCCGATGTTCCAACTTCAAACGTCGAGAGTGCTTCTGAAGCCAGAGGCAGTGTGGACAAAGCTGCAGGCGGCACTGCCGAGATTTGCAACACCATGTTGGGCGAGTTCCGTCTGCTCCGCAAACTGGGCACCGGTGGCATGGCGGAAGTGTATCTCGCAGAGCAGACCACATTGCGGCGCCAAGTCGCCGTCAAAATCCTGCGACCCGAGTTCGTGAAGGATGAGATGTATGTCAAACGGTTCCGGCATGAGGCCGCTGCCGCGGGCAGTCTGAACCACCCGAACATCGTTCAAGTCTACATGGTCGGGGAACAGGACGGCATCAACTACATTGCCCAAGAGTACGTGCAGGGGCGAACCTTAAAGGAATACCTGAAGCGGAAAGGACCGATTGAATTCCGAATCGCGCTGCATATCCTGCGACAAGTGGCTTCGGCTCTTCAGACGGCCGGCGTTAGTGGGATCGTTCATCGCGACATCAAGCCCGAGAATATCCTGCTCAACAACAAAGGTGAGGTCAAAGTTGCCGACTTTGGACTTGCTCAGTTGACCCTTCAGGGCGAGCGAATCTCCCTGACGCAAACTGGGATGACGATGGGGACGCCATTGTACATGAGCCCCGAGCAGGTCAACGGGCAACCGCTGGATGCACGCAGTGACATCTATTCATTTGGAATCATGGCGTGGCACATGCTCGCCGGACGTCCGCCGTTTCTGGGTGAAACCGCCATGTCCGTCGCGATTAAGCATCTCAATGAAAAGCCGCCAAAGATTGCGGATTTCCGCAACGATATTCCGCCCGTCTTGAGTGATTTTATTCGGCGGTTGATTCAGAAAAAGAAGGAGGATCGGCCCGCGGACTTCGAGGTCGTCCTCGCAGAAATCAAAGCCATGTTGCGGCAGTTCTCTGCCAAAGACGATGCGACGGCTGTCTTTCAATCCGTTCCGTCGCTGCCAGGAACCGGAAGACTGGTTGACCGACCTTTGCGGCGTCAATTGATATGGCTGCTCGCTTGCAGTCTGCTCGTCATGATGGTCTCGGCAGGAGTCGGGTGGATCATGCGGGCACCTGACCTGAAGTCGATTGTGTCTAAAGGTCGTGAACTTGATCCCTTGAATCCGCCCGAAGCGCAGCTTTACTTCGCGGAAACGAATCCACTCAACGAAACGGCTTGGATTCTGCTCAAAGAACACAAGGATGCGTCGGATGAAATGAAGGCCCGTGCCCAGACGGCGCTGGCTTTGATTTACCTGAATACCAATCGCCGCGCATTGGCCGAATCGACGTTTCGGGCCATGGAAATCGATCCGAAATTCAAAGCCGACGGACTAGCAGGACTCGCGATCCTGGCTCAGATTAAGGGCGAGGCCGATACAGCCAAAAAACGCATGGCCCAAGTCGATACGATGAAAGCGACGCTCTTTCCTGAAATTGAAGGCGCCTATGCAGACTTGCAAAAGCGATTGAATGCTACGAAATAG